A window of Roseiflexus castenholzii DSM 13941 genomic DNA:
TGTGGTCGTTTGCCTATGCGATGGAAATCGCCGCAACCCCCGCGCCGATTGCACTCTTTTGGGCGCGTGTGCAATATCTGGGGATTATGACATTGCCGGTTGCCTGGATTGCCTTCACGCTGGAATATGCCGGTCTGAAACCCTGGCTAACCAGGCGAACCATGGCGGAGATCCTCATCGTTCCCGCACTGACACAGATTGCCGTCTGGACGAACGATGACCATGGTCTGATCTGGCCCCAGATTCGGTTGAACACCGAAGGACCCTTTCCAATCCTCGATTTTGATCACGGACCGGCGTTTTGGGTCTGCAATATCTATGCCCATATCTGCCTGGCGAGCGGGACATTGATCCTGCTCTGGCGATTTGTGCGGTCGCAGCAGCTCTATCTGAGCCAGATTGTCGTCTTCCTGATCGGGGCGCTTGCGCCCTGGATTGGAAACGGATTATATGTGCTGAACCTTACGCCGTGGACCGGGCTGGATCTGTCGCCGTTTGGGTTCACCTTCACCGCCGGCGCAATTGCTTTTGGCGCCGTGCGATTGCGGTTCCTTGATGTTGTGCCCATTGCGCGCGATATTGTGCTCGAAAGCATGAGCCAGAGCGTCATCGTGCTCGATGATGACAACCGGATTGTCGATATCAATCGCGCGGCTCAACACGTCATCGGCTGCACCGCCGCCGAGGTGATCGGCAAACCGATCCGTCAGGCTCTGAGTCGCTGGCCACAGGTTCTTGATCGCTACTACAATATTGTTGAACTGAACGAAGAGGTGCAACTCGAAATCGAAGGGCGCCCGCTTGTGCTGGACGTTCTCATCTCGCCGCTGCGTGATCGGAATGGTCGACTCAGGGGACGATTGATTGTCTGGCATGATATTACTCGCCTCAAACAGATCGAAGAGGTACTGCGTCAGCGGAACGACGAACTGACCGCGCTCCAGCAAACACTGATGGTCGCCAGAGATCAGGCTGAAGCCGCTCATCGCGCCAAGAGCGCTTTTCTGGCGCATATGAGCCATGAAGTGCGCACGCCGCTCAGCGCCATCCTGGGTTATACCGATCTGATACGCCTTGATCTGACACGCCGGGGGCAGTCCGTATATCAGGAGGAGCTGGAGGCCATCCACGCCTCGGCGCAGCATCTCCTGACAATGATCAACAACATTCTGGATCTCTCGAAGATCGACGCGGGAAGAATGCCCTTGTATATTGAACTCTTTTCTATCGAAGCACTGGTTCACAATGTGACACAGACCGCGCGCCCTCTCGCCGCGCGAAACGGGAATAGTCTGACGGTCATCCGCGCGCCCGACGCCGATCTTATGACGAGCGACAAGACGAAGATTCGACAGGTGCTGTTGAATCTTTTGAGCAATGCCGCAAAATTCACCGAAAACGGCGCTATCAGCCTCCGTATCTGGCGTGAATTGTCTCTTTCGCCTGCGATGAAAGCAATCGACGACGGCGCCGACTGGATCGTGTTTGAGATTGCCGACACTGGCATCGGCATTGCACCTGAACATCTGCCGTTGCTGTTTCAGGATTTTTCGCGGATCGAAGATGCCGACCACCAGCGGTATGGCGGCACCGGACTGGGTCTGGCGATCAGTCGGCAATTCTGCCGGTTGATGGGAGGCGATATCAC
This region includes:
- a CDS encoding histidine kinase N-terminal 7TM domain-containing protein, whose protein sequence is MADVTTTGWQPALPYTLPLVISASLAVIVAMFVWQRRTVPGARPLIVLSIAAAVWSFAYAMEIAATPAPIALFWARVQYLGIMTLPVAWIAFTLEYAGLKPWLTRRTMAEILIVPALTQIAVWTNDDHGLIWPQIRLNTEGPFPILDFDHGPAFWVCNIYAHICLASGTLILLWRFVRSQQLYLSQIVVFLIGALAPWIGNGLYVLNLTPWTGLDLSPFGFTFTAGAIAFGAVRLRFLDVVPIARDIVLESMSQSVIVLDDDNRIVDINRAAQHVIGCTAAEVIGKPIRQALSRWPQVLDRYYNIVELNEEVQLEIEGRPLVLDVLISPLRDRNGRLRGRLIVWHDITRLKQIEEVLRQRNDELTALQQTLMVARDQAEAAHRAKSAFLAHMSHEVRTPLSAILGYTDLIRLDLTRRGQSVYQEELEAIHASAQHLLTMINNILDLSKIDAGRMPLYIELFSIEALVHNVTQTARPLAARNGNSLTVIRAPDADLMTSDKTKIRQVLLNLLSNAAKFTENGAISLRIWRELSLSPAMKAIDDGADWIVFEIADTGIGIAPEHLPLLFQDFSRIEDADHQRYGGTGLGLAISRQFCRLMGGDITVASAPGKGTTFTVRLPATIRSEGSDNDAVVSDPAQVER